Proteins encoded within one genomic window of Pygocentrus nattereri isolate fPygNat1 chromosome 11, fPygNat1.pri, whole genome shotgun sequence:
- the LOC119264268 gene encoding uncharacterized protein LOC119264268 — MSVMEKLDAVSAATLQAANISEALLPTLSREDIRDLFPGPEHFLRRKAIWNLFHTDQEQGQQAASPNQENGSNGRGLATVQVNPCVSETPRSPDVQETPRTWQLPNPEYVVYTDSELEHIRKQYFEMQLVGQEGGCTLSKELRCRLVRNTVTNMVSIIRATTTEFMYPSKNDFQAMAKRLVEYYPMLRDNSVNCRHPWELLFKQLLKRLHNIKTPKKRQGPTPQRQRKRRRLNLECSDDSSTSVSESPGSTASTVLLDRTRSSASSLDGMNSPAEIVDQRGEATEDLGVHSGTESQQSQARHYHTLQEMYKRPKPNKEAVAQLLDLEFDARRAFINSDTLRDQDRPANILQAYPCFREVDHVMDELRRILDRSNPDFISDLKTRWESFNSKAQFYGVFKKVLGPPTTQDKVTRSVAMMKALPEMFPSPVALPKKLGHASEAMVHVLEPTENPTTYLQRRPVFSPVLIVCDNNCMLAIGSTPVTTFPKENIDTGVLYLLAYYYAFHLTYPKCIATLLSILQTEVLQDAIHDRDATSSYKKTLSEWKKFIRE; from the exons ATGTCCGTTATGGAAAAACTGGACGCAGTATCAGCGGCTACcttacaag ctgcaaACATCAGTGAAGCCTTGTTACCAACCCTGTCCCGTGAAGACATACGTGATCTTTTTCCTGGACCTGAACATTTTCTTAGGAGAAAAGCCATATGGAACCTGTTTCACACAGATCAAGAG CAGGGGCAGCAGGCAGCATCCCCCAATCAAGAGAATGGTTCGAATGGCAGAGGGCTGGCCACTGTACAAGTCAACCCTTGTGTTTCAGAAACTCCTCGGTCTCCTGATGTGCAAGAGACTCCGAGAACCTGGCAGCTACCCAACCCTGAGTATGTTGTGTATACTGACAGTGAGCTGGAACATATTAGAAAGCAGTATTTTGAAATGCAGCTTGTTGGCCAAGAAGGTGGATGCACTCTTTCAAAAGAACTTCGCTGCCGATTAGTGAGGAACACGGTGACCAACATGGTGTCCATCATCAGAGCAACTACTACTGAATTTATGTATCCATCCAAAAATGATTTCCAGGCTATGGCAAAGCGGCTTGTGGAGTATTATCCAATGCTTCGTGATAACTCTGTGAACTGCAGACACCCTTGG GAATTGCTTTTTAAGCAATTACTGAAAAGACTCCACAACATAAAGACACCAAAAAAGCGTCAGGGACCTACACCACAAAGACAGAGGAAACGAAGACGACTGAATTTGGAGTGTTCAGATGATTCAAGCACATCAGTCTCCGAGTCACCAGGAAGCACGGCATCAACTGTACTCTTAGACAGAACAAGAAGCAGCGCATCATCTTTGGATGGCATGAATTCACCTGCTG aaattgtTGACCAGAGAGGAGAAGCTACTGAAGATCTAGGAGTCCATTCTGGCACTGAAAGTCAGCAAAGTCAAGCAAGACATTACCATACCCTGCAAGAGATGTATAAAAGGCCGAAACCTAACAAGGAGGCAGTTGCTCAGCTGCTTGACCTTGAGTTTGATGCTCGTAGAGCCTTTATCAACTCTGACACCTTGAGAGACCAGGACAGGCCAGCTAACATACTACAAGCATACCCCTGTTTCAGAGAAGTAGATCAT GTTATGGACGAACTTCGCCGTATTCTTGACAGATCTAACCCTGACTTTATTTCTGACCTGAAGACCCGCTGGGAGAGCTTTAATAGCAAAGCTCAGTTCTATGGGgtatttaaaaaggttctggGACCGCCAACAACACAGGACAAAG TGACACGCTCTGTAGCCATGATGAAGGCTCTGCCTGAGATGTTCCCTTCACCTGTGGCCCTACCCAAGAAGTTGGGACATGCAAGTGAGGCGATGGTGCATGTTCTTGAG CCCACAGAAAACCCAACCACCTACCTTCAGAGAAGACCAGTCTTCAGTCCAGTTCTGATCGTTTGTGATAACAACTGCATGCTGGCCATTGGGTCTACACCTGTGACAACTTTTCCAAAAGAAAACATAGACACAGGTGTGCTCTATCTTTTAGCGTACTACTACGCATTTCATCTGACTTATCCAAAGTGCATTGCAACACTCCTGTCAATACTTCAGACAGAAGTTCTGCAGGATGCCATTCATGATCGGGATGCAACTTCATCCTACAAAAAAACTTTGTCAGAGTGGAAAAAGTTCATTCGGGAGTAG
- the LOC119264343 gene encoding uncharacterized protein LOC119264343, protein MIWRCFICCLFVAVTLRALLNHINTVHSRSPNFRVICGIDGCTQEYRVYNSFYYHVKRSHASHLLSRKCMRPSGDRTAGKAAEDSAGLCTARYVPMQPRERCLENFDVPSIQSALEAHEPTTASTPTGVVSDVGCSTTENARGHAAPAPDGAPPASTEDTALTAQAEQDEVLPESTQLGESAIHEETNVDLLKKHATAFVLSAKEKHRLSQSAVNDIVAGVQNYQASLLDSLKNQMARVFQRHSEVTDQLLSESMDIFDSFEDPFARVSTTYMHDSTVKELFGVVEAQEIEIARSACYKGQGPSRALAIRSECIYYIPLIKSLEQLLSHPVVLSMFDKGVETCRAGFLKDIIDGDILKSHPLFSVRPNALQLILYTDEIELCNPLGSHASKNKLLMVYYTLGNIHPKYRSKLAAIRLLAIAKATDIAQCSVDVILNRILEDLILLYNGVRIKTVADERVVYGALVSFCGDTLAQHEVTGFKEGVGFSFCKCRHCECSFEDMQLYFDEDSFVQRTLGWHI, encoded by the exons ATGATTTGGCGTTGTTTCATCTGCTGCCTTTTTGTGGCAGTGACATTAAGAGCATTGCTGAACCACATCAATACGGTACACAGCCGTAGTCCGAATTTCCGTGTCATCTGCGGCATTGACGGCTGCACTCAGGAATACAGAGTGTACAACTCTTTTTACTACCACGTCAAACGGAGCCATGCCTCGCATCTCCTCAGCCGCAAGTGTATGAGGCCCAGTGGAGACCGAACGGCGGGTAAAGCCGCGGAGGACAGTGCAGGGCTGTGTACAGCCAGATATGTTCCAATGCAACCGAGAGAAAGATGTTTGGAGAATTTTGATGTACCTAGCATTCAGTCAGCACTAGAGGCACACGAACCCACTACAGCAAGCACACCAACAGGTGTTGTTAGTGACGTTGGCTGCTCCACCACCGAAAATGCCCGAGGTCACGCCGCTCCAGCTCCGGATGGCGCTCCGCCAGCTTCTACTGAAGACACAGCGCTTACAGCCCAGGCGGAACAGGATGAAGTACTACCCGAATCTACACAA CTAGGAGAAAGTGCTATACATGAAGAGACTAATGTGGATCTACTGAAGAAACATGCCACTGCCTTTGTGCTCTCTGCTAAAGAGAAACACCGTTTATCACAG AGTGCAGTCAATGATATTGTAGCTGGAGTGCAGAACTACCAAGCTTCACTGCTGGACAGTTTGAAAAATCAGATGGCACGGGTATTCCAGAGACATTCAGAAGTTACAGATCAGCTGCTTAGTGAGTCAATGGACATTTTTGATAGTTTTGAAGACCCATTTGCCAGAGTTTCCACTACATATATGCATGACTCAACCGTCAAGGAGCTGTTTGGagtagtggaagcacaagaaaTTGAGATTGCCCGGTCTGCATGTTATAAAGGACAAGGACCCTCTCGTGCTCTTGCTATTAGATCTGAGTGCATTTACTACATACCTTtgatcaaaagtttggaacaATTACTTTCACATCCTGTGGTTCTATCAATGTTTGACAAAGGTGTAGAGACATGTAGGGCTGGATTTTTAAAGGACATCATTGATGGTGATATTTTGAAATCACATCCATTGTTCTCTGTTAGACCCAATGCCCTACAGCTGATACTGTATACTGACGAAATAGAACTGTGTAATCCTCTGGGGTCACATGcctcaaaaaacaaacttcTAATGGTGTACTATACTTTAGGGAATATACATCCTAAATATAGGTCTAAGCTGGCTGCTATCCGTCTACTTGCTATTGCAAAAGCAACGGATATTGCTCAGTGTAGCGTTGATGTGATACTGAATAGAATACTGGAAGATCTGATTTTGCTGTACAATGGTGTGAGAATCAAAACAGTGGCGGATGAGAGAGTTGTATATGGAGCATTAGTCTCATTTTGCGGTGACACCTTGGCTCAGCATGAGGTTACAGGGTTTAAAGAGGGAGTTGGATTTTCATTCTGTAAATGCAGACACTGCGAGTGCAGTTTTGAAGACATGCAGCTTTACTTTGATGAGGACAGCTTTGTTCAACGGACATTAGGTTGGCACATCTGA